One Trachemys scripta elegans isolate TJP31775 chromosome 4, CAS_Tse_1.0, whole genome shotgun sequence genomic region harbors:
- the NKX2-1 gene encoding homeobox protein Nkx-2.1 has product MSMSPKHTTPFSVSDILSPLEESYKKVGMEGSNLGAPLAAYRQSQVSQPAMQQHPMGHNGTVTAAYHMTAAGVPQLSHTTMGGYCNGNLGNMGELPPYQETMRNSASASGWYGANPDPRFSTISRFMGPSSGMNMGGMGSLSSLGDVSKSMAPLQSTPRRKRRVLFSQAQVYELERRFKQQKYLSAPEREHLASMIHLTPTQVKIWFQNHRYKMKRQAKDKAAQQQMQQDNSSCQQQQSPRRVAVPVLVKDGKPCQAGSNTPTAAIQTHQQQAAAAITVATNGNSLGQHQNHQPNSAGQSPDLGQHSASPSSLQSQVSSLSHLNSSSSDYGTAMSCSTLLYGRTW; this is encoded by the exons ATGTCGATGAGCCCAAAGCATACGACTCCTTTCTCAGTGTCTGACATCTTGAGTCCCTTGGAGGAAAGCTACAAGAAAGTGGGCATGGAGGGTAGCAACTTGGGGGCTCCCTTGGCAGCCTACAGGCAGTCTCAGGTTTCTCAGCCAGCAATGCAGCAGCACCCCATGGGCCACAACGGGACAGTGACTGCTGCCTACCATATGACAGCGGCAGGCGTCCCCCAACTCTCCCATACCACTATGGGGGGCTACTGCAACGGCAACCTAGGCAACATGGGAGAGCTTCCACCTTACCAGGAGACCATGAGGAACAGTGCTTCAGCCTCAGGATGGTACGGGGCCAACCCGGACCCGCGCTTCTCTACAA TATCCCGCTTTATGGGGCCGTCTTCTGGAATGAACATGGGCGGCATGGGGAGCTTGAGCTCGCTGGGAGACGTTAGCAAGAGCATGGCACCTCTCCAGAGCACTCCACGAAGGAAACGCAGGGTCCTTTTCTCCCAGGCCCAGGTTTACGAGCTGGAGAGACGTTTCAAGCAGCAGAAATACCTCTCGGCTCCGGAGAGAGAGCATTTAGCCAGCATGATACATCTCACGCCGACTCAGGTCAAAATCTGGTTTCAGAACCACCGCTACAAGATGAAACGCCAGGCCAAAGACAAAGCTGCGCAACAGCAGATGCAACAGGACAACAGCTCTTGCCAACAGCAGCAGTCTCCCAGAAGAGTGGCGGTGCCCGTGCTTGTCAAGGATGGCAAGCCATGTCAAGCCGGCTCCAACACACCGACGGCAGCTATCCAGACCCATCAGCAGCAGGCAGCTGCAGCAATCACAGTGGCTACCAATGGCAACAGCCTTGGACAGCATCAGAACCACCAGCCAAACAGTGCAGGGCAGTCTCCAGACCTGGGACAGCACTCAGCCAGCCCTTCGTCTCTCCAGAGCCAGGTCTCCAGTTTGTCTCACTTAAACTCTTCTAGTTCTGACTATGGCACTGCCATGTCTTGCTCTACCTTGCTCTACGGTAGGACCTggtga